The genomic region tttattttatttttaaatataatcatGTTATTTTACTAATCTTATTtagaaaaatctaaaatatatatatatattaaacaggAGATAATTTTCTATACATTTTGGCCTACTATATCAAACACTTCTAGGGAACTAGAATTTTGTAATTACAAGAGGGTGTAATTACTATATTAGTAATTACACTTTCATCTAATTACTTTGTAATATCCAAATGCACCCGTTATTGGAAAAGAATGTTGAATGAGTAAGAATGGAGAAGTTAGCTTCAGACCTTGGGCTTGTTAAAAGTCACACGAAAGGCTGTTTGATATTGGATAATAATGGCAGTAATGCTGGAAAACTTCTGATGATAATTTTATGTTAAACTAAAGCCTAACATTTGAAAGCCTAGCAAAATACAACTGGTATAAAATACCCTAAATAGTCTAAAAAGGTATATGGAAATTGCAAATGATGAAGAACTGCTAGGTGATGAGGGCTTATGAAAATATCTCTAAGCTTCACATCTAAAACTTTGCAGTTTGCATCATGCAATCATAAGAGCAACAATGAGGGAAAGTTTTCGATGATAGGTTTATGTTAAGCCTAAGCTATTTAATCTAAAACTACATGGTAGTTATAAGTTAAGCCCTAGATTCAAATACAATAGAACTGACGGAAGATAAAATATAGGATCATAAAGCCTTTATGCTTGGTAGATAAGCAAAATAGTAATGCTATGTTTGGTAGGTGTACTGTTTTTTACACGTGTTAGGATATGAGTTAACAAGAAACTAATTCAATTGGTAATATTTAGCCACTCTCATGGCTTATTTTTcgtaaagaaaaggaaaaattcaCTTATTTTGAAGAGGTCTTATTTTTTACGAGAGCTTTTACTCATCTTTCTAGTTTCAAGTTTAAATTTATACTAACTATTGTAATACATATGTAATGAATAAGCTATTTCCTAATGTTATTATGCTGTAACCAAACGAGGCATTGTTATTTTAAAAGTTAGATGAAACAATCTTAAATTCCTAAATTATATACAATAACATTCATAGTAAATTGACAACACAAAACCTTATATTAGTTTAACCCCTCAATTAGCACATTTCTATCATGCATTAAGAAAAACCAAAGAATTAGAAATCAAATGGTTAGAACCAGTCTGGAATATTTCTTCATTCCTATTTGAAGATTGAAAAAATCATTTGGAAAGATATATTGAAATAAATGATACAAGTTTGTTAACTGTTAAAAATGTAGCGGTCTTATAAGTTTGTAATGCAGTATTTTTGCTGCTTTTCTTGTCTTTTTCTTACTGGAATTGGCAGCATTCTATGTGTTGTCTTGTCCCATGTTTGGTTAAATTTGTTGTTTACTGTTTGTGTACCTTGTCCCATGGATTTGGCAACACTGTCTTTTTTGCATTAGTGTGGTTCTTTTTTATGTCAAGTGGTCTATACAACAGTATATAATGCGAGCTTGTGCTGCTAATTTATTGGTTACAATACTTTCAAGTTTTGCCAGTCCATCACTTTGTTTGGCGCCTTTACCAAACTCAATAGTTACAGGTGGAGAATGATCCAAAAGTACTTCAGATTGTCCGAATTCAAGCACATATTTGAAAAACACAGCTTAGTATTACCGCTTATATATGTCTTGAGGCTTCTTAAATTTATTCGGCAGCCCAAGATATGGGTGGGAGTGGGATTTGTACAACTTCCTGCTTAGTGATTCTTTTCCCAGGATGTAGCTGCAGCTCTGAGTTAGACAAGACAATCATCAGTTTATCTTGTAAGTAATAGAATAAAGTAAAAGAGGGATTTTGCAAATTAAGAAGCAGTTCCAAATTTGTATGTTTATAGTGAGCCATAGTTACTTTCTTATCTCTAAGGTCTAGATTAGAAACcaagcctagcacatgggcatggtAGGTGGTAACATCTACCATTGTGCTGTTTTGCATTGACTTGTTGCCAGGGCTTAACATTGAGATTTGAGATGCCGTATGATGGATGCCCTTGAGATGTCTCTAGGTTTAGTTGGAATGAAGAGTCCGGTTCAGTGTGTTAAAGAGTAGGTTTTGGAAAATCCTTTAGAAATGCAGAACAATACTGCGCCATTCtgtcttttcttttttaaattcccATTTTGACAGATTTGTGAGAGGTTTTTTACCGGTGATTAATGGAATgattttttctcattttcttttccGTATTATGAAAGATAAAGAAATTATTTTTCTACCAAGGAATTTACAAAAACCAGACTTCTGAGTTGTTTTCTGATAAGATTTGAGTCGATCCATTGTGGAATTTTCTCgtccaaaatattttattttaagtaaattaactATGGATGGACTCAAATCTTCATGACTAATGGAGGGTATAGCGTCCCAATCAATGCGTTTAGCAACAAAAGTAGAATTCATTTCATTTTGCTAATGTCATTTATGAATATACTTCACACAAAATGAGTAAATTAAGAATAAGCAAATAGTTAGAAGTGAACCTCCTCATTTTGATGTACAACTattatttttaatagtataaataaatgatatttttaataGTACTAATTTGGTTTTGAATTTAATGTATAGAGATTAATTTGTTCATCATTTGAGTAGAGtggataaaatataatttgactCCTAGTACAAAGGCTTTCATGGTATTTTTACCATCAATCTATATCTATATAACTTAAGTTAATAAAGGTTTAAGggtagaaaaaaaaatcaattatgcTCTTCAAAAAATGTTTCATCTTATTGAACCCTCGatgataaaaaaatcaaataggtTCTCTCGTTAATGAAAATTGTCAATTAACCAGTTTGATTGTTAAGTGTGTTGATATGGCAAACAACCACGTCagcaaaaagaagaaaaaacaaaaaataatttaaaattaataaaatacatagATTTAGAATGAATCCATTTGTCCATAATCATTCACGATGagtgtaaaattgtaaatttgtaaaaaaataaaaaatattaataatttgtaaaaatttaataaaatgtacATCAAGAATGAAACTAGACAAATGATTGTCTAAATTTAGATGATTCAAAGCAAATGAATgccaaaattcattttaattattgcAAAAGTATGaaaagaatatataaattataaaaatattaataattattagaaaattaAACTCCCATTTAGATTTTGGAGTTTcagaattattaaaaatataaaaaaattaagataAAACCATAGATTTAGAATAAATTTTACTTTGTTTTGTTAATTGTATTGCCAATTTAGGTAATAGAGTAAATCGTTCTAATTCCTAAGATAAtgtatttcctaattagaatTAATAGACAACATAATAATTTCATGAATCAATTTCTCATTTTAATTCCTTGAACTACTGAACTTATTTAGATTACATACTAATATAATTTGTCTTTTCTGGACCACAATTCTTCATATGATgtaacttaatattagttaaatctTAAGTAATCAATGAaacaatatttatttattcatttttattttaatgcaAAAATCATTCAAGACAAACATGTAAAAATgtaataatttaattatgaaattttatttaatcaaCCTATTCACGTAATTACATGCATAATGATGAAATCACTGCACTAAGAGCACATAATCTAACATTTACACCCTCTTCTACTAGATTGTTGGAAAAATtcgatttaaaaataaattttgttgcacagtgaaaaattaaaatttttctaaaatcaaGTCggttgtagtttttttttttttatagcaATATATCCTAATCAAATTAGTACATGTGGTTTGAATTAGACAGTCTATTTGTTTCGCATCTTTTGACCAAAACAATTTTCTTTACTAATATTGAACTTTGGTATGTTTAAAGTGTAGGCTCTAATTTAATGAACCAATCgcacaaaatgaaaaaaaatattaatattctGTGGAATATTAATTTCTCAAAAGCTAGAAATTGAAAGATGAACTCTCTCAAAATGTTgtatttattttagaaaataaatcaCACTAGATTTTGACATAATATTCACGTTAAGTTTATATGATCTTGTGTGAACTATTTATTGTGTGAACTATTTATCAAATGCTCGTCTAATGATCTTGTCATATATTTGTTAACTTTATATGATATATTTAATCTCTTTGAGTTAAAATCGTTCACACAatataatcctattttatctcattgtaacCATTACATATTCCTTCATGAAAAAGTCAATTATTAACAAATAGTAAATAAATCATTCATATAATGCTGatgaaaggatatcatttaccctttattaggctatgaattccattattgCCAGTGAAGTTGTATTATGCAGAAATCGTACGCCCAACGTACTAGTTTCAGTCCAAATAGTCACATTTATGCCTCTTTCTTCTGGGAGTTATTAGCTCCAATACCCAAAATAGTATCTCCCATTAGGCTTGATAGACGACGTTGTAGCTTTTAATCGACTTGATCAATTTCGATTAAACTATGAACCGTTTAtattatctactaatataagttgtcttcttgCATTATGATCCAACTACATAAtgcaatttaatattaattaaacattAGATAATCAATAAGTTAATATTTGTTTacattttgctttgcgtgcaaaaaccgTTCAGGACATTGTACAAAAGATATTAATGAgaatgatgaaattttattaatcTAATGTGTTCAAGAAATTACAAATACATTTGACAATATCACTACACTAAGGGTACCAGTTCTTAACATGGACCTAAAAAAATCTATACTTCATATTGAATATACAGTCAATACTTCTAGCCTTGATTTTTCTCAAGATATGAAGGATTACTCTTAAAGGTCATGTTAAAGATTGTATCTAATTGTAATATGATTACATCATTAATCGAAATCATATTTCCATTCAAATGAATTTTGCTATGAATTGATCGCCATTTTGAGACTATTAAATATTAGATTTCGATTATTGCAAATAATTACGATAATTGTAATAATACTTACAAATAAATAATCCAACAAAATTAACATTAACTTGCGATAATCACAACCATACATAATAATACAATTTAcaaatatattttcaaaatttgataaaattaataaCATATTTTGAGGACAACTTTCATATCACTAATTCATGAATTATGGAGAGAAAAAATTAGCTAATTGACTAAGTTGTGGGAACTTTGCAAGTAGTTTGAATGCCTTTTTTGAGGATTAGGAATAGGATTTTGAGAGAGTTGTTTAGGaatatttattttcctttttctttcttataaGAAACTACAAAATCTATATAAAGTCAATACTCATAAGTGTcacaaaatatttaaatttgacaTGTATTAGAGTAGAGTTTTTATTCCATCATATCAAAATTTCTATCCATAAGGAAATCTTAAAAAGTGATCATTGGAATCTTGGTATATGTAGGTGTCGAGTTTATagttatatttttttatcatcACTAAATAATTAGGtagcaaattatatatatatatatatatctatatatatatattattcaacaCACTTGTAAATATATTCGTTCATGGGTTGAGCTACTCGCCTAGGTTTGAAAGTTTGTCCGAAATTTAAgagggcttgggcaaaaaaattaGGCTTGTTTAAAATATGGGTTCGACTCGGGTTTGAATATTTAAGGCCCGAGCCCAGGTTGACtcgtttttaagtttataatactttatattatgttatttttatatattatgtaatttagaagatattaaaataataaacctaTACTAACTATATAATATTactctaatttaaatattaaaataatattaagatgattatataaaaattttcaataattaaaaaactgtataaaattattatatattaaaataatataatataactaatttttttaaaaaatttaaaaataatataaatggattggataaaattttaaacctaTATTTCAACCTAATCaaacttaaaaaatataaaatatattaatattatacttAAAGTGACCTAAGCCCAATCAAAGTACTGTTTAAAAAAATGATTGTAAGAAATGataaaagataataataatgaaaaatttAATGTAAATATAAGATGTTTGATTTGACATGTGAAATgcaaatttaacaaaatttattAATGACTAGGTAAAATAAGTCAAGTCAAGGTTTTCTCTCATATATGCAAGTAGGTAAGTAAAGGGTAATTGGGTAAAATGAGAATTAGTTAATTAGTAATAatatttgggtaaaataaaataaaaataatagaggagagagagagagagagagaacgcGTTTGGATGATGTTATTACAATAATGAAAGGAAAAAGTGCAACTGTAGCCATTTCATCTCATTTCTTGTTTGGAGTTTGGACACAATAcattcttcttctttcttcttgttTTTCTTCAAGTGTTGCTGTCGTAATTCAAGGTAAGAGAAATCGGAACATCTCTGCGGTATGTTTCCGTGTCTGGAATCTTTTGTTTTGTTGATTATAATTATTGCACTGATTTGGATTTTCATCTTCACTGGGGAGATTCATGTTTGGTTTGAGAATCATAGATCGTTGTACGTTGCCCCTTTCTCATGTAAACAATTTTTTATCCACCCCCCCAAAAAAACAGGGAGTATGCTCTTTAAGATATCCTTTACTGATTTAATTGTCATGACTTGGAATTCTGTAAGTTGTTTAGTTTGGGGTTCTTCTGAAtctgtaattttttttatttattttgtatggATGGTCTCTTTGaggataaaaagaaaagaaaacgggAAAGAAGTGAATTTTTGAAGGGTTTAGGAGTTGGATCTAATTACATAAGCGTGTAGCTTAAGGATTTTTTTTTCCTCAAATCATATGCTGGAACTTTTTATCTGGAAAATTATTTATGTAGATCTGCAAAATCGTTCCAAATAAAATGATCTTTTTGGGCAGATTGCTTTCCATTTTAATTGACTGTAATTGGTTTTGATGATGCTATTTGCTGTTTTTTGTGACAGAACCTTAATGAAATAGGAGTATAGGAAAGGGAAAGGCCTAGCAGGTTTTTGAGGAAGCAATGGCAGCAAGGTACTGGTGTTATCAGTGTTCTCAAGTGGTTACTCCCATCATGGAAGCTGAGATTAAATGCCCATTTTGTCGAGGTGGGTTTATTGAAGAAATGAGCAATGGTACGACAGACAGTGCTCCAGACATGGATTCCCATATCCAATCTGATCGAGCACTCTCACTATGGGCACCCATCTTGTTAGGTATGCTGGGTAATCCTCGTCGCCGCAGAAGACTTAGACGTATCGAGTTTGAAGAAGAGGATGCTGAGAATTCTGATGGCGAAGCTCTCCATGGAGGCGATACTGACTTGGACCGAGAACTTGAATCCATCATTAGGAATAGAAGAAGGAACTCTGCATCGATCGTGCAGCTGCTTCAAGGTGTTAGAGAGAGAATGGTATCTGAAGGCGAGAATTCTGAGAATGATAGGGATAGGGATAGGGATAGGGACAGGGACGGAGTAATTTTCATCAATCCTTTCAATCAGACTATCATTGTCCAGGGCTCTTATGATTCCAATCAGGGTGGTCAAAACCGAAACTCCGACCGCATAGGTTCTATAGGTGATTATTTCATCGGTCCTGGTTTAGATATATTGTTGCAGCATTTGGCAGTGGCACAAAATGATCCCGAAAGATATGGAACACCACCAGCACAAGTAGAGGCAATTATGGCCTTGCCAACCGTGAAAATTGAGGAGAATTTGAAATGttgtgtgtgtatggatgattTCGAGGCTGGTAGTGAAGCAAGGGAAATGCCATGTAAGCATAAGTTTCATAGTGGGTGTATATTGCCATGGTTGGAGATCCATAGTTCTTGTCCAGTTTGCAGATATCAAATACCTGCTGTTGGACAGAAACTCAATTCAGAGAGGCCTGGGAATAATAGCGacagaagagaaagtgaaagtaatgtTCATGGACGTGGTAGTGGGGAAGGAGAGGGTGAAGGGGATGGGAGAAGTGGGAGAAGGTTCTCATTTCCATGGCCATTCAATGGCTTGTTCACATCAGGATCGCAGTCCGGCAGAGGGAATTCATCGTCCTCGACAGCTTCAAGCTCTCAATCCAGAAATGCTTCTCAAACAAATGAGAACTGAGTTTGTTTGGTATTAGCACCCTGTTTATTGTTCAATATGATTGATGCTTCAGTTTTCCATTCTGCCTTCCCTATAATGTACAATAGTTAGTTTAAGTTGAATTTCCATCTTGCAAAAgtgttttggttttttttttccctGTATTCTTGTAGATTCTTGCCCCTGGAACAATTCTTTTACGAAATCCTGAATTATGCCATATGATGTAATTTTGTTTCTATAAATTTGAGTGatcctatttgttttatttatttattatttgcttGCTTGGGCTGGTTGAAAGTTTCATCTGTGTTGTAAATGATGCTTGTGGGAATGGGAAGGGGGAAGGGAAAGAATAACTTTAGAATCTAGTATCGACTAAATTCGTCGGCACCTGAATGAGACATTTTGGCTAAGAGAATGGTCAAGTTTTGTTTAAGTTTCTGTACTCTTTTCACATTTAGTCTTACattcttaatttaaaaaaaaattaatctcacttatttatttatttaaaaatttaggcTTTGTTGAGATTTGTTTTCTCTACCTCCTCTAGGGACTGATTCTTATTTATTTATAAGGCATTGATCACTTGATGTGACATATTAGAGGGTAATTAGGTGTCATGCATATAACTCAGGACGACATGTACTCCCCTTTAGGTTTGACATGTATGCTGGACGTATCTTTCCGACAGGATTCGTATCCAAAAATCATCGTACATGTTCATGTGTCCCGCCTTGCAAGGTTGCAAGGAGTGTTGGCATATCTCTCTCGCGAGGAGCTGGCCTTGCAAGGCATTCCATCGTGTTCACCTTGCGAGATTGCGTTATGGGTCACAAGGTCGGGTTGGATTTTGGGTTATGAGCTTCTCTATAACAAGCTTGATAAAGTTTCAGGTCCTTGAATAATAGGGAAAAGAAAAAACTTCAAAACACCAAAGAGACAAAAAATTGTTTCAACTATCTTCTTGTCTGCAAACCTTACAACGAGGTTGACTGATCAGAATGTGATGAAAGTTAAAAGTGAAGTTGTGGGAGAATGAGGTGATAAGGCTATAGGAATAGGATGATTCTGTTAAGTTGGATAACATTGATGGGAGAATGAGCTCCTAAGGATATAGTATTGACTACAATTCTACCGGCAAGAATTACGTTGAATGAAATCCAAAATTTCTCCTTTTTTCTTTGCAAGATAAACTGAGAAAACTGATGGTTGGCATTACAATCACATATGGACATGGAGATGATGAAGATTGCCAATGATTCTATACCTCGGGTGGgaagaacaaaagaaaaacatGGATGCCAAGTTCGTGGAGAACCAGGAATGGATTTCTAGAAAGGAGAGACCCAAAACCAAGCTAAAAAGGGGAATGCAAGTGATACACAACTTCGTCTTCACAATAAGAAGTTGAAGGTAAAAACCTGCCATAGAAATAACTGATACCTAGAGGAGGGTAAACCAACTGTTCGAGTAGCCTGGATCAGGTTTTTCTCGGACTGAATGTCTCAAGTTTGGATTTTTTTCACCTCACATAAGTATGGATTTGAATTTTCTCAAACTCAGGGTTTTTCAGGTTTAAGTTTTCTTAATTCAGATTCTTTTTAGATTAAGATTCTTTGGATTGAGTGgacatatttaaatatttttaaattttctaaaatttttaagttttaaataattttgaattcaatataataattcattttacttttatatttaacAGCACAATTCAAATTGCCTTGCAAaagcataaattatatatatatatatttaatagagATCATAGTAGTTGGTACTCTATTAGTCGGTATGTATCAATCAATTCCTCAATTGATACAAGTAATCTAGGTTCCGTTATGATTAAGATTTAGGTGTGTTTTGACCATTTCGATGTATTTTGACTAATTTCAACTAATACCAACTTATACTGATGCTTATTGACTTGTACTAgttgatattaaaattttaatagtatttAATATATTACTAATTATATACATTTATTGAAATATAATAAGTTTTACATAACTATCGATCTTGtaatgtatattattattttacgtAATACTATTCAATGattttattgttaaaatattaattacacaaagagttatatatatacatatattaatactTTTAGTAATAACTCTATACTATATTATTCTATTGATCATCTATTATAGTTAATGATTAGAAATCAATTTGATTGATCAAATTAAGGCaatttaatcaaatcaaattGGGTCAATCTATTTTGATTTTAGATCaattaatatcatatatatatatatatatatatatgcgtgcATTAATAGTTATAAATTTATGTAATATTCTATCATATGTTATACTAGCAATACATAATATATTAACTATTATATATGTATTGTTTATTATATCATGTAATgctatatcatatcatataatctATACTATattaaagttatatatatatatatgcattaataATTTTAGAAATAGATATATAATCTATTATAGTTAACGATTAAAACTAACTTAAATGACTAAATCGagttaatttcacaatttaatcaaattatttcgattaagtaaaatttaatttCGGTCCAATTATAATATTTATACTTGGATCtaaacccaaataaaaataacACATCATTTAAAACGTAAACTCAATATAATTTTACTCAACCCCTTTCTTTTGGGAAGAAAAGGATTATAAAACATCAAAAGAGTCAAGCTTGATATATAATATAACACAACCATGTTTATCCGCCAATAATGACGGTTCTAAACAACTAGGAAGATTACTACAAACATTAAATAACATTGAAAATGAAACTCCATCGGAAAGGGAATCAAGAACAAAATAAATGAAAGACGTTGACGGGCGCCTGATCCAATCTGGCTCAACCTACGGACAACTCTAGTCCGCACAAGGGAAATCCTATTTATTAATCAGATGTAGATTTTGATCAAGCAAATAACTTTACCTAACATTCAAGTCCTACCATtccatttctttcttttatttttgttttaatagcGAAGTTATTATTACCTAACATTTAGCTAGACTCTAGACCTAATCTCGctactaattttttaaaaaataaagtaaatagtATAGAAGAGCATCCACAGCATCAACTAGAAAAACCAGCAAAAACAGCAACTCCCCCGGTTGCATCAAACATGGCGTACCAACAGAGGTACAGTATATGGAGATATGCAAAGCAAAAACAGTTGTAAGTTCAAAAGGAATCAAAATGTCCATAAAAACATAGTTACGTAAAACATTCAAAACGTGAACCAAAAATCAcacttccttttttctttttaccAGGGAACACCAAAAATAGTCATGACATTATACTTGTGATCTTAATGagttttgtttctcatccaaaaAGAGAACATCAAAAAGCTGATGCATAAGAATAGCAGTGTCTTTTACCCCTTGTACCAGGGAACCTCCCAAAAAATGACATTGAAAATGCGAACCAAAAATCACTTTGCAGTCAAGATCTTGATCACGGATGCAGTCCCAATCCGATGCAGAGCAACAATCGAATCCCCATTTTGGCATAATCCCTTTGCCTTGGCATGCTGAATAGCAAACTCCAATGCTTCCTCTGTTGTCTCTTCATGAGAAGCTCTGGCAGATCCAGCATATAAAACTGGGATCAAACCCCGATACACTAAGCTGTGCCTTGCTGGAGCTTCATCGCTGCACGACCAATCGAACGAATCAGTCTGGATCTCAGGGACAACCATGGATAAAATGGGCATTCCAGGCCTATACTTAGCCACCAGCTTTGCAGTACTTCCTCCTCTGGTTAAGACCAATATAAGAGATGCTTTTGCTGAATTTGCTGTTCTAACAGCTGAAGAAGCCAGGCTTTCTAACGGACTCATTGGCACTGGCGAGTGTTCCATAATCCTTTTGA from Gossypium arboreum isolate Shixiya-1 chromosome 1, ASM2569848v2, whole genome shotgun sequence harbors:
- the LOC108483751 gene encoding E3 ubiquitin-protein ligase SIRP1-like — its product is MAARYWCYQCSQVVTPIMEAEIKCPFCRGGFIEEMSNGTTDSAPDMDSHIQSDRALSLWAPILLGMLGNPRRRRRLRRIEFEEEDAENSDGEALHGGDTDLDRELESIIRNRRRNSASIVQLLQGVRERMVSEGENSENDRDRDRDRDRDGVIFINPFNQTIIVQGSYDSNQGGQNRNSDRIGSIGDYFIGPGLDILLQHLAVAQNDPERYGTPPAQVEAIMALPTVKIEENLKCCVCMDDFEAGSEAREMPCKHKFHSGCILPWLEIHSSCPVCRYQIPAVGQKLNSERPGNNSDRRESESNVHGRGSGEGEGEGDGRSGRRFSFPWPFNGLFTSGSQSGRGNSSSSTASSSQSRNASQTNEN